Within Mytilus edulis chromosome 10, xbMytEdul2.2, whole genome shotgun sequence, the genomic segment TGTGTTAACAGAGTGATTATTCGTTAATATGGAGAATGCAATGATCGCGACAGCAAGCGCATTATAGTTATGCAATATAATTTAGAACACCTGTAGTTTTGATTTGATCAAAAGTCTATATTGTTGACTTCAGTAAACTATACTGATAGTGTTATCTCAGAGTGTTATAGTGACATTCTGATGTACATGCAGTATTACACTTTCTTCAAAGTTCTATTGACAAAAATACAGAATCATTTGCGGGCTGCATTTGAGACTATATTTTCTTAACTTTTATCATTAGCTATGgataatttatttaaaagagaCCAGATAATAACCAATTATTTTTGTAATCAACATGTTCAATGGTATAAAATAATCAGTACAAACAAAATGCATACGTATATAGGCGACAACATATGACTAAGATGAcaatcaaaatttaaacttgaaagaagtttttattctgaaaataaaGTACGTTTAATTAAGTATTGCTTTCAGTTTGTAACATAATTACCTTCACCGAAATACGGAAATGTAAAGTAAATTTAGACGGAGTGCACACAGTTGCAAAAGCGAAACAGGAAAATATAATTATGAATCTGgatatttaaaataaactatttgaTCATTACTAAATGCAGCAGTATGAAATAAGTATCACATTTTGTTGGAGTTTACTTGTTTTGACAATGTTGGAAATTGATTCAAGGTTAggtttcaaattattttatttaatgtattttatacaagaatattaatatagaattaTGTTTGTTATACTGCAACTAACTATGTCGGCCTTTCTTCCAAAATCAAAACTgtgcaacgccatggctaaaagtaaaaaagacaaacagacaaataatactacagaatacacaacatagaaaactaaagactaagcaaaacgaaacccactaaaactaggggtgatctcaggtgctccgaagggtaagcagatcctgctccacatgtggcacccgtcctgTTCACATAGTTGCTTTAAAGTAATGTAATACAAATTAACTGGGTGATTACTTATCTTCACTTTTACAtacgaataaaaaataaaaatagaatcaCAACTACAAAATATAAGACAGTATTCGATCAGAAGTACAAATACAATTTCGTAACTAAATACATGAACGCTGGATAAACAAATAACGAGACGCGTCTTATAACattgcgaattcacactcagcaaaaaaGTCATATTCAGGGATATGTCCCATTCCGAACTTAAAGACCAGACGACGTACATGgtaaaccacaatctaagacgtggAAAACATGTCCTTAGTTAGTTTAGGCACAGACACATCGTacggatcaaccaattcgtgatggtgtccataaaatttacggagtgtcattttaatttttcctcctcataactttgttgtagcagtttctgcgtaaggagcacaatCCTGTATATGAAGTttgtatagtgtgaacatgcacaaGCATTAATTATCAACTGTCATATGTAAACACTTAACTAGGGGGAGAGgatatgttactgctgagaaaggggaaattgataattgggaagttgaaatcgtcccgtttgtcatagatttaagtgtaaagtcgtccatctgtgtcaatattgaccTTTAGAACACCAAGTTTGAAAATAACTTGGAATCCTGGATTTGACTGATAATCAAGTTgctgttaataatttagaaatatgCTTCATAGAGCACTTATAAAACTAAACAATATAACGTTGTtagtaaggacacttatgtaatTTAGGTTTCCAATACAGTATCTGTATTTTCAGTTGTGTTTCTAATTGATTAGTCTAACAATATTTAGAGCCTGTTAATAGCACATACCGCAGAGAAGTGTTATTTACAATGTTAAGGTCACAAGTAATAACTTTGTCAGCCGGGTTATATATTGATATCCGGCTACACGTGTTTGTAATCGAAATTTAGTTGTTTTTTATTAAGAATATTATAACCAAACGTTTCTGTCATTGCGACTTTTGTTGGCAAAAGAACGTTTTAGAaagtttcttctttttcttttttgtcaatACGAACTGCATTGACAATTTTGTGACCTGCAATATCCGGGTTGAAGTTATTAATGGTTTAAATGGGGTTTTGTTAAAGTAGTTTGTAAGCATACATATAAGCTGTACAATACAACTGTGAAATTGGCTGTGAATAAAgagtaaaaatataatattataaaggcaatagtagtataaagtaaaatcacaaaaatactgaactccgaggaaaactgaaaacggaaagtcccttataaaatggcaaaaacaaaaatgatgaaacacaccaaacgaatggacaactgtcatattcctgacttttgaAATGTAgatatggtggattgaacctgtttttatagcgctaaacctttcactcGTATGAAAGTCGAACCAATACTGCTGTTCAATAGGTATGAATCGATTAACTGAAACAAATTCGAGTTACAAACCTAGACTGAGGGAAACacaccaactataagaggaaaaaacCCATCGGAAAAACACAAACACTAAAATGCTATCAAGGCAAGCGTCCAACTACATAGAAACAGACTATtagttaacaactgtcatattcctaagaTAAAATGGTGTGTTGAACCTAGTTAATTGCTAACTGTATTATCTATTTTatgtaaacaaacaataataacGGCACTTATTGGCCAAATATTTGAAGACTAACAAATAACTTGTTAATTGCTTAAAAGGACGCCTTTTTGGCCAAACGGATTTCTCATTCTTTCACTAAAACGTCTCGTCCCATCTTCGACTAGACAAACACAATGTTCTATTTACTTCAATACTCGCATATTCCAAGTTTGTTGAAATTTAATCTAAAAAATCAGATTATAATTTAGTCTGCATAACCAAAGTTTATGATTGCAACAAAAACACGAAGTACAAATTGTATAATGGAGTGTGTGGATCGATTCACGTGAATATAAGTATAGCCCATCTTACATtgttatagaaataagaagatgtggtatgattgcctgcAACCACTTATAATTTGTGTACGTTATAACTAGTGTAGCAATATCGGAACCAGTTTTGTTCTTTTCTTATAGATCTCTAacaacaacttaaaaaaaaaatggaaataaaaaccTTGTTAATCCTGATACTTATTTTGTTTGTGTATTCTCTGATTGGTGGAGCTATAATGATGGCGCTCGAACAAGCTAAGGAGGAGACAGCTTCAACAGATATAATAACTACATTGTCAACATTTTTAAGTAAGATGCCATGTATTAAATAATGAGTTAaatgttattaatattttttaattgtactTACATTGATCAACATAGTGGGAgctacataaaggcaacagtagtataccgctgttcgaaactcataaatcgatagaaaaaaaccaaatgagggtttcaaactaaaactgatggagaatgacgacacaacattaaaatgtaacacacacagaaacgaactaagcattagacaaaatccgatgagaataacaaatataacatcaaaactaaatacatgaatttgggatagaagagtatcgtgacacgtcttatagtaatgtgaattcacaacagaggaaacaaacgacacaacagaaacacaacgttaaaatgtaacgcacacagaaacgaactataatataacaatggcgatattcctgacttggtacaggccatttttttaaaatgtggaaTGAATTTGCTTATCCTTTCAGATCACATCAGATCACCCCACGTTTTggtgtttttctttttctatgttgtgttttgtgtaatgctgggatttgtttttctttcttttttttaatagcatcgtaatgttttttttatgagttATGAATATCTCTTTAGTGTACTTCGCTTCTTTTATTTAAGAACTCGACatgtcaaaacaaaatattaatatctGACAGGTTTATTACACTTGTATTGAGGGATAATATTCTTTGAATTTTACATGTTTGAGTATTGGTGGTAAACCATGGACACATAATctgtatttaataatatttttcgtTGAACaataagaatatttcatatattCAGCACGACAGAtataaaactttacattaatGTTTTTGGGAAATAGCTTTCAAcataaataaaacattgttttattcACAGCTGATCACTCCTCTTGCATGACGAGCAGTGAATTATCAACTTTATTAACGGAAGTTAAAGATGCATATGATAGTGGTGTTAGGTCAGTTATCGGAAACACTAGTGCTGCCACCCAGTGGGATTTCGGGAATTCAATTTTCTTTGTGGTAACAGCGATAACTACGATTGGTATGCACATGTATCTCCTTCTGTCTTTGTATCAAATAACTAGAAatagttatatattttatgtacCATGAATTCTTGATAGACGTTCTTTTAGCATATTTGGTGTAATAAGTGGATTGGAAACAAGATAAAATAATAGAGTTGCCTATAACAGATTGTCTTATGTGTTGCAAATATGTGATCATTATCATAAGCCTGAAGATTCACACTCAAAAGTGCTGCCTATTCATGAAGACAATTATACATTGTTTGATAACAGTGTATAATATCTTAATCGGTTATTTTAAGAATAAGTTTGAAGATAGACTAGTTAAGAATGGTGATTTCTATTATATGTCTGCATAAATCTTCATTAAGATGGCTGTGCTTCTTAATTACAATCCAtagaattttaataatttatccAGCTGTTTTCGAAAATACATTAAAAAGGTATGGATCTACGGACTCTTTGCAAGCTACAGGTTAACACTTTCTATTGTAAATTAAATTACTTATCTGAGTTATTTCTCTCatttggcaaagttggaaaaaaatatcaaacaagaatTCAGTTTTTTATCGAAAAAAAAGCCGTTATTATAACTAAACACATAATTTACTTTGTTTACATTAGGGGTGTAACATATGAATTACATACTACTCTCGAAATGTACTTGcacattttattaatgatttagaCCACTCGTTGTCTGCCACTTCAAAATCCAAGATTGAGGAAGACACCCGAGCTACCTTAGGGAAGTTCTAAAGggttattataaaattaatataacttaATAATCTCGTAAAATGAAGCGTATAAACTTTCATATCACAGAGTAAACTAAAATTTGggaatttctttaaaatatcttTGAAGTGTGTTAGGAAGTTTTCTCAAAGTAAGATGGTGCGATGTTTGAAAACATACCGTGTAATTGTAGACCAAACAGAAAGTCCGACGTCTTGTACAGCCAGTACCAACTAGTATTTTAAAGGACAACAAGACACGTACCGTAAAGTCAAATTAAAAATGTCCTAACATGAAATAAGTGTAAAATACTCAAACataaatttgtttatgatttttaaatGCTGTAACTGTAAGGCTTAAATAACATGTCTTTTATTTCAAGGGTATGGAAATCAAACTCCTGCAACAAAAGGTGGACAAGCTTTCATTGTAATTTTTGCTTTGATCGGAATTCCAGTTACAGGGTTGATCATTACAGGCCTtgcagaaaaaataaagaaactcAATAGTTATTTTACAAATAAGAAAATACCATGCCTGAATAAATATACCAAAACGGAAAAaggtttcaaatattttttgttatattttacaaCAATTTGTTTGCTCATTTTGATACCATCAGCTATAATATCCGCAATAGAAGACTGGGCGTACGGAGAGGCCATTTATTATACTGTGATTACCTTCACAACCATTGGATTCGGAGATTTCGTTGTTggtaaatatacattttgtattagttactttttaaaatatcaatttgtttGAAGATTTCAACCGTGTGTAATCGTATAACACAAATATTATTGATTGTAAAATTTAGTTTGCCAACAAATGTAGTATGGGCCAAACAATGAGAagtatatttcatttcaaaaggaGATATAGAtactttcttttaatttattagttaTTTATGCTTATTCACAAATACTTGTGGGCAATTAATAAAttttttgagagttgtctcattggcaatcataccacatcttttttatattttaattactgtttgaaaaaaaaatgtttgcattgTTTCTTTTTGGACCATTGCGTGAAGTGTTGTGTTGATATTTTGTTAGTCTTAAGTGACCAGTAAATACATAGgtttatatttcaaacaatattGTGTGACATTTGTGTCTCATTGACAAATTGTGTCCGAAAACGTCACGCCCCCAATTAAAAGATCACAAATCCATCAATTTTAAGTCATTGACGATTAAAGAACACGTATCTTTATGTTTTCTTACAAGTAGAGTTTGAATGGATCCAATAGATGTATATGCTTCTCGTAAGATGACTACTTATAATGAATATTCTTTTCTAGGGACTACAACTGAAGGTGGTACAAAAAttgtttacaaacttttagttATTATTTGGATATTTACCGGTCTTGCATGGGTTGGTGCTCTTATCGGTGAATGTACAGAAACAGCTAAGGCTTTCActgagaaaaaagaaaagaagcaGGTATAGCAATTTTATTTTAAGtcatataaaacattaaaataaaagaaatattgaataTGTTTCTATACTCGAAAGACTAAGTTTTACTTGAAAACAAGTGCACGTGACAATTCTTGTTCAAATCTTTGGTATTATCAAAATCTCCATTAATGTACTGCTATTGAATTATTTGCTTCCCATACACTAGATTGCCGATAACTTTTCTTAATCTTCTCGTTAGAACATCAGCCAACACACGGCGCAAGTGCGAGAGGAAACCCATGATGACAGAATGTAAATAAAAGTGCACTGGTATTTAAATAGAcaattttaaattaacaaaaaggAACGcatggaaaatataaaacaaatatagctattttaattttgtttttttgccacGTTCTTCACGTGTGCTTTTGTTTATCAATTTCACGATCCAGTTAACCTTGGCAACAAAATTTAACGTTAATAAACTTGCAATCAACAATCactgaataaatttttttttcgtCGATAATACGTTATAGATTCGTAATAAATACATACAGGCAAGAAGGATTTGTTTAGTATGTATATGCATGCAAAGTTCAATAACTTTGATAACAATAAATGCActctttcaaatattttcatattttaaatgcaATATATGCTAAACATTTTACAATTGTCTGTTCAAACTGACACTTGTTTTTTTTAGGTGAAAATTAGAAGTGACGTGGATAATACATATGAAGATGTTAATACAAAGGCAAAGAGcctcaaaacaaaacaaaaaaactgtcCGAGATGAACCAATCGTGACAAAAGATACATAAGTCCTAAAAGCTGACCACTAACATATTTAGGATCTAAACCTTTTTTTTCTCTTAGACAGAAACTAAGACGGAACTCACGGACTACAGACCATGATTCAATGTCGTTCCTCTCATACGCACAATTTCAATCggatttgttttcaataaatataatTCCAACCAAAAAACGTTTTCAAATAGTAAAAAGCATGAAATTCTCCAACTGGTCCCTATAGGACATATTATCTTGTTTTGGAGCTGACAATTTACATTTTTCTCCTGACTTGAATGCGTTCAGCATATGACCACCCATTGCCTGTTAACACAACATAAACAAATTTAGATGTTTAACTATTCCACAGTCCGACAAACCACACCAACTATTTCGCTTTACCAGTCGAAAGGCGGGAATTAAGTcagggaattaaaaaaaaaaaaaaaaatactaaaaagaaAAGCAGACACTTTATAATACTTCAAAATAGAATTACGCATGGGAAACTAAACTTGAAAAATGCAGCCTCACATATCATTGTTAGAAATATCATAAATTGCCAAATTGCAacgttttgaatatttattaattGGTGATTTCTTTAAGTTCAAtgacaattatttcatgcattacCGCACAAACGTGTCTGTGCATTTAAACTCCCTGCACATACAAACAGGCGTTTTAAGCAAGAATGCTACTGCTTTGTTAATGATttgtatttaatttgaattttgtaCTAATTTAgacaataaatataattattgaaCTACACAACTGATAATTATGTGTGGTCGGTAAAGGTTTTTcgcttataattttaaataaaagtggGATGTTTACTAAAACGCGTTTATTTATTAATATCGATTCCGCTCCGTCaatgttaatattttatattttcagactGACATTGCGACTGGTGATCTTGCAAAAGTGGCGTAGATTTTCATATGAAATCTGTGATTCGTGACACTAATTATGTCTAGGCCTCTAAATCTTGACAATGTTTAAAATGGATCACAACGTCTTTTAGAATGAATGACATTAAGATTTTCGGTTGGtccaaaaatatataatgatatagATACTCTTTCAACGCATGTGAATCGTTGAAAGCCTTTTTAAGGATACTTTGTATGAAGAAACATGAATCATCATTTGAATTCGCGGCAACATTAGATTACATATATTCCCATAAAGACATACAGAAGTTTTATATCAAGGAGAATGCCTAGAACTGAAATAATCATATGAAGTCAAAAAGAAGGGAGACCGGGAGTGTTGACGGATTGAGAGTCCACTGCTACACACGCACCACCAACTGTGCAAATTCCCACAGAAAAATTGTTTACGATCAATGACAATATACATTTATGCAATGCATCTTTAAATCATGAAAATTGTAGTTAATGCTGTATGTGCATATGAGGTCGTTGGATTGACAAAGGGAACCACCTGTACTACATGTACTCTGCTTGATAGCAGTTCAGAAATATATAGGCCAACagatgtatataatataatagtATTGTTAACGGATACGTTTGTCATGTTTtacaatacaaaatatttctgttgagtcttttgtagaaaaaacgcgcgtctggcgtatatacaaaatttagtcctggtatctatgatgagtttatttacgggTACACGTTAATGACATTAATCATGAAACACATTCATATCAAGAAAAAATAAACTAAGATATCGTCAGGACCCGAAGTGCACCAAATAAGCACTGACTTATGTCGACGTTGTATGAACAATGATCAGCAACAAAACCAATTTACCGTCTATAGATTCTTTAAAGTGCACTTATTACAATACAAACGGAAATAAgacttacaatatatatatatatattatcattcgTCTTGTCAtacattacaatatatatattatcaatgtATAAATCACAGATTTCAATAAATCTTTCATAGCGAGTGTTTTTTACCACACCATCCTTTTGAAAAGATACTCGAACCGTAAATTTTTCTACAAATCGTATTTCTACTATCAAAGAATAAAACACCTcattccaaaaccaaatacagccatggcgttgtcagtttgttttagatttatgagtttgactgtccctttggtatctttcgtccctcttttacaggaTTCATACAAATAATGATATGAATCGTGTATGCCCATATATGAGAATGTTTACAAGTAGAAATTTATAAATGCAATATAATAGAAACTACTAGTGGAAAATAAACATGACATTTGACAACACATATTCTTTATAAATGCAAAGTTTTTGTGCTGATTTTATAAATGTACCATTATAATTTCATTCTCCCATAATATGACACACAACATCTAGTTTGTATGCAGATGAATTTCTcaaataataatttgtaataTAGATTTTATCAACTTGCATTGGCATTTAAGTTCACACTTGTCGTATGTTGTTATTCTGTTGTTGTAATACActataattatattatttgttaatGTATTTCTGGTCTGAGTGTTTTTGCGTTTATGTGTACTGCATTTATGTCACGTATTGTTGCCATTTAAGTGGTATTTGTAACATTGAAATATCAGCTGAAGGTTTGGTTAACCATAAAACTAGTTTTAACCTACCTTTTGttatcttaaaatgccctgtaccaagttaggaatatgacagtattTATTaaagtccgtttctatgtatgttggcgtttgtttttcaATCAATTCAGTATTTGTGTTGTTCCGTCGTGAAATTGTTTTactgaacaacggtatactactattgccatCTCCTagttaaacaattttatttattgactTTGAAGATTCGCGTCTTTCACTTTAACTGGTTTCGCAACCGTTCCCGCAAAACCCATCACAACAGCTAAATAACCATTCATTGGGTTGTTGAGCAGTATATAAACGGCAGTTTGTGaaacaattattttcaaatgacTGTCAtagaaacagtttattttgaaatatatatattctctAGTATTTCTACTATATCTTGTATGAAGTTGTCAGGTCATGTTGAATTACCATTACATTCATATCCGAATTATCCATCTTTGCAATTTTCGTTATTATAACCAACAACTTGTTATATGAAATAGGAGACCCTTTCgtcgggttgtcgtctctttgacactatcccctttccattctcaatgatctataaaatgttttttaatagATCAAATACCATAAGTGTCCCATGTGTTCTAGTTTCTGGATAATGTTATCTTGTTCATTTAACAATAAAATGATCATATCTGTAATATTCTTTGAGTTTGTTATTTACCTTGTTTTGAAAAATCATATACTAAgtcttatttgttttaattatgaatttttcgaaatattaAGGTTTTtcatatcccaggcatagattaccgtagcagCACTTTGCGcgcaactttttggaatattggatcctcaatgctcttaaactttatACTTGTATGGCTTTCTTTCTTATTGGATCGGAgtattactgatgagtcttatgcagacgaaacgctcgtctgacGTATCAGATGATACgtctgttacctttgataactattgcaaAAAAAGAAGAGTCTATACAACACCAAATCTGCGCTGTAGTTAATTTGACCTAAGCgagttttaatttatttgtacTTTATGTAGTTATAAGCAGTATAAGACACAattaactataaatatatatatatatttctattgttTTGATTGCTTTGCTTGGTGTAGTCATCTAACGGTTCAGTATTGTATATTCTTCATACTGAAGGCATTGTCCTTATTACTCCTGAAACGAAATATATAGTATCTAGTAATAGCGCTATACTATACTAATAATATATTTGGCATAtgaataaagtaaaatcacaacaaaCTGAACTGTGAGAAAAATCAAAAAACGGGAAATcactaattaaatggcaaaa encodes:
- the LOC139493263 gene encoding potassium channel subfamily K member 10-like isoform X2, which translates into the protein MEIKTLLILILILFVYSLIGGAIMMALEQAKEETASTDIITTLSTFLTDHSSCMTSSELSTLLTEVKDAYDSGVRSVIGNTSAATQWDFGNSIFFVVTAITTIGYGNQTPATKGGQAFIVIFALIGIPVTGLIITGLAEKIKKLNSYFTNKKIPCLNKYTKTEKGFKYFLLYFTTICLLILIPSAIISAIEDWAYGEAIYYTVITFTTIGFGDFVVGTTTEGGTKIVYKLLVIIWIFTGLAWVGALIGECTETAKAFTEKKEKKQTDIATGDLAKVA
- the LOC139493263 gene encoding potassium channel subfamily K member 10-like isoform X3, whose product is MEIKTLLILILILFVYSLIGGAIMMALEQAKEETASTDIITTLSTFLTDHSSCMTSSELSTLLTEVKDAYDSGVRSVIGNTSAATQWDFGNSIFFVVTAITTIGYGNQTPATKGGQAFIVIFALIGIPVTGLIITGLAEKIKKLNSYFTNKKIPCLNKYTKTEKGFKYFLLYFTTICLLILIPSAIISAIEDWAYGEAIYYTVITFTTIGFGDFVVGTTTEGGTKIVYKLLVIIWIFTGLAWVGALIGECTETAKAFTEKKEKKQVKIRSDVDNTYEDVNTKTDIATGDLAKVA
- the LOC139493263 gene encoding potassium channel subfamily K member 10-like isoform X1 gives rise to the protein MEIKTLLILILILFVYSLIGGAIMMALEQAKEETASTDIITTLSTFLTDHSSCMTSSELSTLLTEVKDAYDSGVRSVIGNTSAATQWDFGNSIFFVVTAITTIGYGNQTPATKGGQAFIVIFALIGIPVTGLIITGLAEKIKKLNSYFTNKKIPCLNKYTKTEKGFKYFLLYFTTICLLILIPSAIISAIEDWAYGEAIYYTVITFTTIGFGDFVVGTTTEGGTKIVYKLLVIIWIFTGLAWVGALIGECTETAKAFTEKKEKKQNISQHTAQVREETHDDRM